In Saccopteryx leptura isolate mSacLep1 chromosome 13, mSacLep1_pri_phased_curated, whole genome shotgun sequence, the DNA window agaaagcaatcaatgaactaaggtgccaaaacaaagaattgatgcttctcatctctctcttcctgtctgttcctatttgtccctctgtctctggtcaccaaaaaaaaaatgcaaaagagcaTGACCAGGAGGTTGCGCAATGGAtagtgtgtcagactgggatgcagaggacccaggttcagaaccctgaggttgctggcttgagcgcaggctcataatgggctcaccagcttgagcacagggtcgccggcttgaagcccaaggtcgctggcttgagcccaaggttgctggcttgagcaaggggtcactcactctgctgtagccccacccctacccccgtcAAGggacatttgagaaagcaatcaatgaactaaggtgctgcaatgaagaattgatgcttctcctctccctttctgtctgtccctctctttgtctcttccccaagaaaaagaaaaaaatcaaaatagataaatcatactttttaaaaagattttatttattgattttatggagaagagaggggcaggaggaggaacaagaagtatcaactcatagttgcttcagtttagttgttcactgattgcttgttgtatgggctagcccaggatttcgaaccggcgacctcagcatcccaggttgacactgtattCGCTGTGCCACCATATCAGGCCATGCTAGTTTTTGGGTTTTAACAATAATTTTCAGTTTGATTCAGAACTGTCCTATTGTTTTGGGTGTGGTGTTATAGTCTATTTCTCTGCAAAGCACATCCAATATAACAGAGtagaagaatgttttaaatcttaGGAATGTTTTAACTAGTGGTGCTATAACATTTTATGgagaaaaatgtctttattctctggtttACTAAGCATTCCATTGAGAAATCAAATGCAACAGGATAGATTTGTCATGTTTTCTTAAGagatgtataaaatttttttgttattattacagGTTGCAAGATAACAGACAGTTTAGAGGTAGGGATAGCAGACGTGGATGGCCAAGTGACAATCGATCTAATCAATGGCATGGACGACACTGGGGTAACAATTACCAGCAGCACAGACAAGAACCTTACTACCCTCACCAGTATGGACACTATGGTTACAACCAGCGACCTCCCTATGGTTACTACTGATAGAAATATCAGCAGCTTTAGTAAAATCATATATTAACAAGACAAAAAATGTGTATCTTCTGTTTGTCGTAATTTTACACCTAATTTGCT includes these proteins:
- the RAMAC gene encoding RNA guanine-N7 methyltransferase activating subunit, whose translation is MTDTSEAVPNFEEMFASRFTEDDKEYQEYLKRPPESPPIVEEWNSRAGGNQRNRGNWLQDNRQFRGRDSRRGWPSDNRSNQWHGRHWGNNYQQHRQEPYYPHQYGHYGYNQRPPYGYY